A single region of the Metarhizium brunneum chromosome 6, complete sequence genome encodes:
- the moxY gene encoding FAD-binding monooxygenase moxY: MSSILDQTPVVEDRDATGGMVKGSTDRYQIVEKTLGEPRDLRIITVGAGASGLNLAYQIDKHMQQVTHIVYEKNPEVGGTWYENKYPGCACDVPSHNYQFTWEPNPEWTNFYSSAPEILEYFKRLATKYELYRFIKLGHKVIHARWDGEQGIWNVKIENVSDGSVIDDWCHFLINGSGILNNWKWPDIPGLDSFRGRLLHSAAWDPSADWRGKSVAVLGCGSSGIQIIPTIQPDVKKLITFIRTPTWITAGLAQSKAGPGGANFAFSEEQKQTFRGDPKAYMGYRKDIESELNSRFKFIIKDSPEQEEAVRFTVNGMKEKLGKDSPLLKHMLPTFAVGCRRPTPGNGYLEALTKENVRVVTDAISEIVPEGIKTSTGEILKVDMLICATGFDISFCPRYPVIGKDGISLGDQWKDKPEAYLSLAVPNFPNHFTFLGPNAPIGHGSVLPIVEHAAKYIIQILHKCQTEGIKSVAPKQEAVADFSEHIDIFMKRTAWSTHCRSWFKNGKVDGPVVALHPGSRIHWFHMLEKPRFEDFDWQTFGKNRFAYLGNGFSTKENPGRDTPYYFDNPYEGYRGITY; the protein is encoded by the exons ATGAGCAGCATTCTTGATCAAACTCCTGTGGTGGAGGATCGCGATGCTACCGGTGGCATGGTCAAGGGCTCAACGGACCGCTACCAGATTGTTGAAAAGACACTGGGAGAGCCGCGTGATTTGCGAATTATCACTGTGGGTGCAGGTGCTTCAGGCTTAAATCTCGCCTACCAGATCGacaagcacatgcagcaagtCACACACATCGTTTACGAGAAGAACCCCGAAGTGGGAGGCACGTGGTACGAGAACAAGTATCCCGGATGTGCTTGTGATGTCCCGTCTCACAATTATCAATTCACGTGGGAGCCCAATCCAGAATGGACCAATTT TTACTCCTCTGCACCCGAGATCTTGGAGTATTTCAAAAGGCTGGCAACAAAGTACGAGCTATACCGATTCATTAAGCTCGGCCACAAGGTCATCCACGCCAGGTGGGATGGAGAGCAAGGGATTTGGAACGTCAAGATTGAGAATGTAAGCGACGGGTCTGTCATTGACGACTGGTGTCATTTCCTCATCAATGGCTCCGGAATTCTAAA CAATTGGAAGTGGCCAGACATCCCTGGACTCGACTCCTTTAGAGGCCGACTTCTTCACAGCGCGGCATGGGACCCATCGGCAGACTGGCGAGGAAAGTCTGTGGCCGTGCTTGGCTGTGGATCGTCTGGGATTCAGATTATTCCCACGATACAACCCG ATGTCAAGAAGCTGATCACTTTTATCCGAACACCAACCTGGATCACCGCCGGCTTAGCCCAGAGCAAAGCAGGCCCAGGTGGAGCAAACTTTGCCT TCTCGGAGGAACAAAAGCAGACATTCAGAGGGGACCCGAAAGCCTACATGGGCTACCGTAAAGACATCGAATCGGAGCTCAACTCTCGATTTAAATTT ATTATCAAGGATAGTCCAGAACAGGAGGAAGCAGTTAGATTCACCGTCAATGGGATGAAGGAAAAACTGGGAAAAGACTCCCCGCTACTGAAGCATATGCTACCAACCTTTGCCGTCGGCTGCCGACGTCCCACGCCAGGGAATGGATACCTGGAGGCGCTCACTAAAGAAAATGTTCGGGTGGTGACAGACGCCATCTCGGAAATTGTCCCAGAGGGCATCAAGACCTCCACCGGAGAGATCTTGAAAGTTGACATGTTAATATGTGCCACGGGGTTCGACATATCATTTTGCCCCAGATATCCAGTGATTGGAAAAGACGGCATTTCGCTTGGGGACCAGTGGAAAGACAAACCAGAGGCTTATTTGTCTCTCGCTGTTCCAAACTTTCCAAACCACTTTA CGTTCCTTGGACCAAACGCCCCGATAGGACACGGATCCGTACTACCCATTGTAGAGCACGCTGCCAAGTACATCATTCAGATACTTCATAAATGCCAGACAGAAGGCATCAAATCCGTTGCCCCTAAACAGGAGGCGGTAGCGGATTTTTCTGAGCACATTGACATCTTCATGAAGCGCACTGCTTGGAGTACGCACTGTCGATCGTGGTTCAAGAATGGAAAAGTTGATGGGCCAGTCGTTGCCTTGCACCCGGGTAGCAGAATACACTGGTTCCATATGCTTGAGAAGCCGCGCTTCGAGGACTTTGACTGGCAGACCTTTGGTAAAAATCGCTTTGCCTATCTTGGAAACGGTTTCTCGACTAAAGAGAATCCCGGGCgcgatactccgtattatTTTGATAATCCTTATGAAGGCTACAGGGGCATTACGTATTAA
- the atnC_8 gene encoding MFS efflux pump atnC yields the protein MDSSETSPLLSPVKSHQDEPTRIKREKARPAVIVLLLLLYTVFLDLGFYLMEPAQTRILERIYCREYYEKHDPSLIGSDGRGGVDEKWCKVSWVQGEVAMLKGWQLTFDGTGMLIFSIPWGYAADVYGRKPVIVLVSVALLVKHSYMQLVSYLDGAIPLQWIWLSALHAIFGGGVPVNTALTHTIVSDVVAEGSRVTIFFQLMAVGIAAEFLGSLGAAALMSWNPWIPMILAIFIKVAGIGILLFIPETLNYNASEPDAAPAEEATAQPLEWWRCCQNALSHILSSISFLASNRKLLLIISPFTADPLFNQEILRLYISTHYKQTLAYATMMISIRSGCILFLNLFILPVLNRHYQKLWGPRQSDLLLARASAAIMSLSLLGLGVAPNRPLLVSALLINSLGWGMLPLVRSLATSLVEHHNVARLNSLIGVVDIVGRIAGSPLMALLFAKGVETGGTWAGLPFIFYSGVVLILLVGLMHVSV from the exons ATGGATTCTTCAGAGACATCGCCACTCCTCTCTCCTGTCAAGAGTCACCAGGATGAACCAACACGGATCAAGCGCGAAAAGGCACGTCcggccgtcatcgtcttgcTCCTCTTACTCTACACCGTATTCCTAGACCTCGGCTTCTACCTAATGGAGCCGGCACAAACCCGCATATTGGAGCGCATCTACTGCCGTGAATACTACGAAAAGCATGACCCAAGCCTCATCGGGAGCgatggccgaggcggcgttgatgagAAGTGGTGCAAAGTGAGCTGGGTCCAGGGCGAGGTAGCCATGCTCAAGGGCTGGCAACTGACGTTTGACGGCACAGGAA TGTTGATCTTCTCCATCCCATGGGGCTATGCCGCAGACGTATACGGTCGAAAGCCCGTCATTGTGCTTGTGAGTGTGGCACTCCTGGTCAAACACAGCTATATGCAACTCGTCAGCTATCTCGACGGAGCCATACCACTCCAATGGATCTGGTTGTCGGCACTGCACGCTattttcggcggcggcgtgccCGTCAACACCGCTCTCACACACACCATCGTCTCTGACGTGGTTGCAGAGGGAAGCAG GGTGACGATTTTCTTCCAGCTTATGGCTGTGGGCATCGCGGCGGAATTCCTCGGCTCCCTTGGTGCCGCCGCACTCATGAGCTGGAACCCGTGGATACCCATGATTCTCGCCATTTTCATCAAAGTGGCTGGTATTGGTATACTGCTGTTCATCCCGGAAACACTGAATTACAACGCTAGTGAACCTGATGCTGCGCCCGCCGAGGAAGCAACTGCGCAGCCTTTAGAGTGGTGGAGGTGTTGCCAGAATGCACTCAGCCATATTCTGAGCTCGATATCCTTCCTGGCATCTAATAGGAAGCTTTTGTTAATAATTTCCCCCTTCACAGCTGATCCGCTTTTCAACCAGGAAATTCTGCGTCTATACATCTCGACGCATTATAAGCAAACCCTCGCGTACGCTACAATGATGATATCCATTCGCTCCGGCTGCATCTTATTCCTCAACCTCTTCATCCTACCCGTCTTGAACAGGCACTACCAGAAATTATGGGGCCCTAGACAATCTGACTTGCTTCTCGCACGCGCCAGCGCAGCAATCATGTCTCTGAGCTTGCTGGGGCTCGGCGTGGCGCCCAATCGACCGCTCTTGGTCTCAGCTCTGCTTATCAATTCTCTTGGATGGGGAATGCTGCCCCTGGTCAGAAGCTTGGCGACGAGTCTAGTGGAGCACCACAATGTTGCGCGGCTGAATAGTCTTATCGGTGTGGTTGATATAGTTGGCCGGATAGCGGGGAGCCCTCTCATGGCTCTGTTGTTTGCAAAAGGAGTCGAGACTGGGGGCACGTGGGCTGGCTTGCCCTTTATATTCTACTCCGGAGTTGTTTTGATTCTGCTAGTGGGATTGATGCACGTTTCTGTATAA